In Populus alba chromosome 1, ASM523922v2, whole genome shotgun sequence, a single window of DNA contains:
- the LOC118062709 gene encoding egg cell-secreted protein 1.1, protein MAFNPKLSLFIALLACSSLDCYKARARPSASVSNLMARLKLDGDSQNSCWGSLVQLQACSGEIILFFLNGEAQLGPSCCQALRTIGEHCWPKMIDTLGFTPEEGQVLEGYCDKAADPATPSPPPPSVMPATVVPKQT, encoded by the coding sequence ATGGCTTTTAACCCTAAGCTCTCTCTTTTCATTGCTCTCTTGGCTTGCAGCAGCTTGGACTGCTACAAGGCCAGGGCTCGACCATCGGCCTCAGTCTCAAACCTTATGGCTCGCTTAAAACTAGACGGAGACTCGCAGAATAGTTGCTGGGGATCTTTGGTGCAACTACAAGCATGTTCCGGGGAGATTATTCTTTTCTTCCTGAACGGCGAGGCTCAGCTTGGTCCTAGCTGTTGCCAGGCCCTGAGGACCATCGGTGAACATTGCTGGCCTAAAATGATTGACACACTCGGGTTTACACCTGAAGAGGGACAGGTTCTTGAGGGATACTGCGACAAAGCTGCCGATCCCGCTACTCCGTCGCCGCCGCCGCCATCTGTAATGCCTGCTACGGTTGTTCCAAAGCAAACTTAA